One Candidatus Binatia bacterium genomic window carries:
- a CDS encoding acyl-CoA synthetase, translating to MQTFPDWHWDIPEYFNIGVACTDAHAGGPRGDTPAVIVDDDRRGVQCLTFAELSESTSRMAQLLREFGVQREDRILIRLPNCIEYAVVFLGALKRGAIPVPSSILLTEEEIRFLAQDSGAVGVITDVESWPLLRALASHSPHLRWALVVGDRLPARELGGRAVELLGPALREIQRWEAPERTRSEDPAYLVYTSGTTGYPKGVLHAHRVLLGKQPSSEYWFNFLPAGERVLHSGKYNWTYVLGTGMMDPLYRGHTTIVHEGSSDGPVWPALIAKHRATTFIGVPTLYRHILERTSATGKDVPSLRHCMSAGEQLSSELLRRWEERFGMPIYEGLGMTECSYYICQTPKRPLRPGSAGFIQPGHEIRILDPDTLRECDVGEEGMLCIPRSDPALMLRYWNRPEEMKQCFRGDWFLTGDYARRDADGYIWFLGRRDDLIKSFGYRVSPFEVDRVLKEHPDVLDAATTGEDVSSDKRLVVSYVILRPGSRTTAQDVLRFAHQHLAAYKAPKVVYVVSDFPRTRNGKTLRRALRPEAAIARASTLESGTTLAAN from the coding sequence GTGCAGACCTTTCCGGACTGGCATTGGGATATCCCCGAATATTTCAACATCGGTGTCGCGTGTACGGATGCTCATGCCGGGGGCCCGAGAGGCGACACTCCGGCAGTGATCGTCGATGATGACCGCCGAGGCGTGCAGTGCCTCACCTTTGCGGAGCTGTCCGAGAGCACCAGCCGCATGGCGCAGTTGCTGCGCGAATTCGGGGTCCAGCGGGAAGACCGCATTTTGATTCGCCTACCAAATTGCATCGAGTACGCGGTGGTGTTTTTGGGGGCACTCAAGCGTGGGGCGATCCCCGTCCCGAGCTCGATCCTCCTCACCGAGGAAGAAATCCGTTTTCTCGCGCAGGACTCCGGCGCGGTCGGTGTGATTACCGATGTGGAATCCTGGCCTTTGCTCCGAGCACTCGCGTCCCATAGCCCCCACTTACGGTGGGCGCTGGTGGTCGGGGACCGCTTACCGGCACGGGAACTTGGCGGCCGGGCTGTCGAGCTCCTAGGGCCAGCACTTCGAGAGATCCAACGCTGGGAAGCTCCGGAGCGTACCCGCAGCGAGGACCCTGCTTACCTCGTATACACCTCGGGCACGACGGGCTATCCGAAAGGCGTCTTGCACGCGCACCGGGTGCTCCTCGGGAAGCAGCCCTCCTCCGAGTACTGGTTCAACTTCTTGCCCGCCGGAGAACGAGTGCTGCACTCCGGAAAGTACAACTGGACCTATGTCCTCGGCACCGGGATGATGGATCCGCTCTACCGCGGGCACACCACGATTGTACACGAGGGGAGCTCGGATGGGCCGGTTTGGCCTGCACTCATTGCCAAGCATCGTGCCACGACCTTCATCGGGGTGCCGACGCTCTACCGCCACATTCTCGAACGCACGTCGGCAACGGGGAAAGACGTTCCGAGCTTGCGCCACTGCATGTCGGCTGGGGAACAACTCTCCAGCGAGTTGTTGCGTCGTTGGGAAGAACGGTTCGGCATGCCGATTTACGAGGGTCTCGGCATGACGGAGTGTTCCTACTACATCTGTCAAACACCGAAGCGGCCGCTCCGCCCGGGGTCGGCGGGCTTTATCCAACCGGGCCACGAAATTCGTATTCTGGACCCTGACACCCTTCGAGAGTGCGATGTCGGCGAAGAAGGGATGCTGTGCATTCCTCGCTCGGATCCTGCACTGATGCTGCGCTACTGGAACCGGCCGGAAGAGATGAAGCAGTGCTTCCGGGGAGACTGGTTCCTCACCGGCGATTACGCCCGGAGAGATGCCGACGGATACATTTGGTTCCTCGGTCGGCGCGACGACCTGATCAAATCCTTTGGTTACCGGGTGTCGCCCTTCGAGGTCGACCGTGTGCTCAAGGAACACCCCGATGTGCTGGATGCTGCGACGACTGGAGAAGACGTGAGCAGCGATAAGCGCCTTGTGGTCTCGTACGTGATCTTGCGACCTGGGAGTCGGACCACCGCCCAAGACGTCTTGCGCTTCGCCCATCAACACCTCGCAGCTTACAAGGCACCGAAGGTCGTCTACGTGGTGAGCGACTTCCCACGCACGCGCAATGGCAAGACCTTGCGCCGCGCGTTGCGTCCGGAAGCCGCGATTGCCCGCGCCAGCACGCTCGAATCCGGCACAACATTGGCTGCGAACTAG
- a CDS encoding DUF1295 domain-containing protein, translating to MVFGDHPLIRGAGILLGVFFLLWVVSLWRKKASIVDVFWSLGFLMLALFYWMSSGGGLTAKTTAVLTAVSLWSVRLAAYLAWRNWGKPEDHRYAAMRKLWGGRFWWVSLFTVFLLQATLLWLIAMPLYAVFSRGEPSWTCLDTIAALLFLVGLSFETVADWQLARFKSQPENAGKVLRSGLWRYSRHPNYFGEALVWWSLYLFAFTSGAWWSVFSPLLMTYLLLRVSGVPLLESALRQRNPEYEAYIRTTSAFLPWPPKQEPSGPLPIHDA from the coding sequence ATGGTCTTTGGGGATCATCCTCTCATTAGAGGCGCCGGTATTCTCCTAGGTGTCTTCTTCCTGCTATGGGTCGTGAGCCTCTGGCGGAAGAAGGCAAGCATTGTGGACGTCTTTTGGAGCCTGGGCTTCCTCATGCTTGCGCTGTTCTACTGGATGTCATCCGGCGGAGGACTCACTGCGAAGACTACAGCGGTGCTTACCGCCGTTAGCCTGTGGAGCGTGCGACTCGCCGCTTACCTCGCTTGGCGGAATTGGGGAAAGCCCGAAGACCACCGCTATGCGGCCATGCGGAAATTGTGGGGCGGACGCTTCTGGTGGGTGAGTTTGTTTACGGTGTTTCTCCTCCAAGCAACGCTGCTCTGGCTGATTGCGATGCCCTTGTACGCAGTGTTTTCGCGTGGCGAGCCTTCCTGGACGTGCCTCGACACGATTGCGGCACTTCTGTTCCTTGTGGGCCTTTCGTTCGAGACGGTCGCCGACTGGCAACTTGCACGATTCAAGTCTCAGCCTGAGAACGCTGGCAAAGTGTTGCGCAGTGGACTGTGGCGCTACTCCCGCCACCCGAACTATTTTGGCGAAGCACTTGTCTGGTGGAGCCTCTATCTTTTCGCATTCACAAGTGGAGCTTGGTGGAGCGTCTTCAGTCCCCTGCTCATGACCTACCTCTTGCTTCGCGTTTCGGGCGTTCCCCTCTTGGAATCGGCTCTGCGCCAGCGCAACCCGGAATACGAGGCTTACATCCGCACCACAAGCGCCTTCCTGCCATGGCCCCCTAAACAAGAACCCTCAGGCCCACTCCCCATTCACGACGCTTGA
- a CDS encoding cyclopropane-fatty-acyl-phospholipid synthase family protein, giving the protein MATLVRLAERGYLPDAVVRRGIRLMLLQRLREQARLESSSDDDDPRAGFDEFVRALQASPIALCPEKANEQHYELPPEFFVHVLGPRLKYSCCYWPRGVRSLAEAEEAMLQLTAQRAGLRDGQRVLDLGCGWGSFTLWAAERYPKSVFHAVSNSAAQRTFIEARARERGLKNVHPLTADVNDFDPDTTFDRVVSIEMFEHLRNYPRILARIAKWLRPHGELFVHIFVHRQYAYSYSTDGATNWMGRYFFTGGSMPSDDLLPRFQRDLVLTDHWRLRGVHYQRTAEAWRERLEQSRAEILGIFSRTYGAHSAVLWYNRWRLFFLACEEMFGFRQGREWWVSHYRFDRRQAIGVASVQGRMPAVA; this is encoded by the coding sequence ATTGCGACTCTCGTTCGCTTGGCAGAGCGCGGGTATTTACCTGATGCCGTTGTTCGTCGAGGCATCCGCTTGATGCTGTTGCAGCGTCTGCGCGAGCAGGCTCGCCTGGAATCCAGCAGCGACGATGATGATCCGCGCGCGGGGTTCGACGAATTCGTTCGGGCCTTACAAGCGAGTCCGATCGCGCTTTGCCCCGAAAAGGCCAACGAACAGCACTACGAGCTGCCGCCGGAGTTTTTTGTGCACGTGCTTGGACCGCGACTGAAATACAGTTGCTGTTACTGGCCACGTGGCGTTCGCTCGCTTGCGGAAGCCGAGGAGGCGATGCTGCAACTGACCGCGCAGCGAGCCGGTCTTCGCGACGGCCAGCGCGTGCTGGATCTCGGCTGTGGCTGGGGCTCCTTCACGCTGTGGGCGGCAGAGCGGTACCCAAAATCGGTGTTCCATGCTGTGTCGAACTCAGCCGCGCAACGAACCTTCATCGAGGCGAGAGCGCGCGAGCGAGGGCTGAAAAACGTCCACCCACTCACCGCCGACGTGAATGACTTCGATCCGGACACCACCTTCGACCGGGTGGTTTCGATCGAGATGTTCGAACACTTGCGGAATTACCCGCGGATCCTTGCGCGCATCGCGAAGTGGCTGCGCCCGCACGGGGAGTTGTTCGTCCACATCTTCGTGCATCGACAGTACGCCTATTCCTACAGTACCGACGGAGCCACCAATTGGATGGGGCGCTATTTTTTCACTGGCGGGTCGATGCCATCCGATGACCTTTTACCGCGATTTCAAAGGGACTTGGTTTTAACCGATCACTGGCGATTGCGCGGCGTGCACTATCAGCGCACGGCTGAAGCGTGGCGGGAGCGTCTGGAGCAAAGTCGGGCGGAGATCCTCGGCATCTTCTCGCGTACCTATGGCGCTCATTCGGCCGTACTTTGGTACAATCGCTGGCGGTTGTTTTTCCTTGCCTGTGAGGAAATGTTTGGCTTTCGGCAGGGCAGGGAGTGGTGGGTGTCGCACTACCGGTTCGACCGCCGACAGGCGATCGGCGTAGCATCCGTACAGGGGAGGATGCCTGCCGTCGCCTAA
- a CDS encoding DUF2878 family protein, translated as MGWQVLWNGMSAYAVWCLLVLGAARGFSPISNAVAVLLIASQVLIHASRRHELRRILILTIVGTAIDSMLIRAGVYTPVGYSGMLCPLWISLLWANFATTLNSSLGWLRGQPLFAASLGAIAGPASYAAAVRLGAAELHTPQAFHLSVLASVWALLMAAVFSRGRMAFRRAAALVGILSVCTPSFARERTVGGVAFPEEVTVHGVRLTLLGAGVLRYRVIFNGYAAALYVAPGVAPGEVLGDVPKRLEIHYFWSIPAESFAKAADEFLQKNLPEDQLKAVRGRADELHKAYEAVRPGDRYALTYIPGIGTELTLNNVLKARIPGADFASAYFTIWLGNDPISLDLRKALLGNPLSVSSSSGSR; from the coding sequence GTGGGTTGGCAGGTTCTCTGGAACGGAATGTCGGCGTATGCAGTGTGGTGTCTGCTCGTGCTCGGCGCGGCCCGCGGATTCTCTCCGATCAGCAATGCGGTGGCGGTTCTACTCATCGCATCTCAAGTCCTGATTCACGCGAGCCGGCGGCACGAGCTCCGGCGAATCCTCATCCTCACCATCGTTGGGACTGCCATCGACTCGATGCTGATCCGCGCTGGAGTGTATACACCGGTTGGCTACAGTGGCATGCTTTGCCCGCTATGGATCAGCCTCTTGTGGGCCAACTTTGCCACCACCCTGAACAGCAGTTTGGGGTGGCTTCGAGGCCAGCCACTCTTCGCGGCCTCGCTTGGGGCAATCGCTGGACCAGCCAGCTACGCTGCTGCCGTTCGCCTCGGTGCGGCAGAGCTCCATACACCGCAAGCCTTCCATCTCTCAGTGCTAGCGAGCGTTTGGGCCTTACTCATGGCTGCAGTTTTCTCCCGCGGGCGGATGGCGTTCCGGCGGGCGGCAGCGCTCGTCGGGATTCTCAGCGTGTGCACACCGAGCTTCGCACGAGAGCGTACCGTCGGCGGGGTGGCGTTCCCTGAGGAGGTCACCGTGCACGGTGTTCGTCTCACGCTTCTCGGTGCCGGGGTGTTGCGCTACCGAGTGATCTTCAACGGCTATGCAGCGGCACTCTACGTGGCGCCCGGCGTCGCACCCGGAGAGGTTCTCGGCGATGTACCCAAGCGCTTAGAGATTCACTACTTCTGGTCGATCCCCGCCGAATCCTTCGCCAAGGCAGCGGACGAATTTCTCCAGAAAAACCTCCCGGAAGACCAACTAAAGGCAGTTCGCGGACGCGCGGACGAGTTGCACAAAGCATACGAGGCGGTGCGTCCGGGTGACCGTTATGCCCTCACCTACATTCCCGGAATCGGCACAGAGCTGACGCTCAACAACGTGCTCAAGGCACGGATTCCTGGCGCCGACTTCGCGTCCGCCTACTTTACCATATGGCTCGGAAACGACCCGATCAGCTTGGACTTAAGAAAAGCTCTGCTTGGGAACCCGCTTAGCGTGTCCTCGTCCTCGGGTAGCCGCTGA
- a CDS encoding phosphoenolpyruvate carboxykinase (GTP) has protein sequence MATPLEQWVERVASQTQPKNIVWCDGSEEEYERLVREMLDDGTLIELNQQLYPGCYLHRSHPSDVARTEHLTFVCTEKREDAGPNNNWMPPKEAKEKVGALFKGSMRGRTMYVLPYLMGPPTSPYARVGVEVTDSPYVAVSMRIMTRMGKVALERLGSSEDFVKGQHSLGDLNPERRFILHFPEERDIWSIGSGYGGNALLGKKCFALRIASYMARFEGWMAEHMLIVGVEEPNGRITYLTGAFPSACGKTNLAMLVPPPRYKGYRVWTVGEDIAWMHIDEQRQLRAINPEAGFFGVAPGTNWKTNPNVMKTIQRNTIFTNVALRRDGTPYWEGLEENPPAECLDWQGRPWTPQSETKAAHPNSRFTTPARQCPSMSPYWEAPEGVPISAILFGGRRASLIPLVFEAFNWQHGVFLGSVLSSETTAAQSGAVGVVRRDPMAMLPFCGDNMGDYFAHWLRMGERMAEPPRIFRVNWFRRDEHGNFLWPGFGENLRVLQWIIARVHGEVDAQETPIGYVPRVKDIDLDGIDVSRDTLRNLLAVDRLGWLENAGAQAEFLKQFGDRLPREIWEENEKLIRRLQNPAVARA, from the coding sequence ATGGCAACACCTTTGGAACAATGGGTGGAGAGGGTGGCGTCGCAAACGCAGCCCAAGAACATTGTTTGGTGTGACGGCTCGGAAGAGGAGTACGAACGACTCGTTCGGGAAATGCTCGATGATGGCACGCTCATCGAACTCAATCAGCAACTGTACCCCGGTTGCTACCTGCACCGCAGCCATCCCAGCGACGTTGCCCGCACAGAGCACCTAACGTTCGTCTGCACGGAGAAGAGGGAAGATGCGGGCCCAAACAACAATTGGATGCCACCGAAGGAAGCTAAGGAAAAAGTCGGTGCCCTCTTTAAGGGCTCGATGCGCGGACGGACGATGTATGTCTTGCCTTACCTCATGGGTCCACCCACGTCGCCCTACGCCCGGGTTGGAGTGGAGGTGACGGACAGCCCTTACGTCGCCGTGAGCATGCGAATCATGACGCGCATGGGCAAGGTGGCACTCGAACGCTTGGGGTCGTCGGAGGACTTTGTCAAAGGCCAGCACTCGCTCGGCGACCTGAACCCCGAGCGCCGCTTTATCCTCCACTTCCCGGAAGAGCGGGATATTTGGTCCATCGGTTCCGGCTACGGTGGGAACGCACTTTTGGGGAAGAAGTGCTTCGCCCTGCGCATTGCCAGTTACATGGCGCGCTTCGAGGGCTGGATGGCGGAGCATATGCTGATTGTCGGAGTCGAGGAACCCAATGGCCGGATTACGTACCTCACTGGCGCCTTCCCCTCGGCGTGTGGCAAGACCAATTTGGCGATGCTGGTTCCACCGCCCCGTTACAAAGGGTACCGGGTGTGGACGGTGGGTGAGGACATTGCCTGGATGCACATCGACGAACAACGCCAGCTCCGCGCCATCAACCCTGAGGCAGGCTTCTTTGGGGTGGCTCCGGGAACGAATTGGAAAACAAATCCAAACGTGATGAAGACGATCCAGCGCAACACGATTTTCACAAACGTTGCGCTTCGGCGGGACGGCACCCCGTATTGGGAAGGCTTGGAAGAAAACCCTCCGGCAGAGTGTTTAGATTGGCAAGGCCGGCCGTGGACGCCGCAGAGTGAAACCAAAGCAGCACACCCGAATTCTCGTTTCACCACGCCGGCCCGGCAGTGTCCCTCGATGTCGCCGTATTGGGAGGCCCCCGAAGGTGTGCCGATTTCTGCAATTCTGTTTGGAGGGCGGCGCGCGTCGTTAATTCCACTCGTGTTCGAGGCGTTCAATTGGCAGCATGGCGTTTTTCTGGGTTCGGTCTTGTCGTCGGAAACAACGGCCGCGCAGAGTGGAGCCGTCGGTGTGGTGCGGCGGGATCCCATGGCCATGCTTCCCTTTTGCGGGGACAACATGGGCGACTACTTCGCGCATTGGCTGCGCATGGGAGAGCGTATGGCGGAGCCACCCCGGATTTTCCGGGTCAATTGGTTCCGCCGCGACGAGCATGGCAACTTCTTGTGGCCCGGTTTCGGGGAAAACCTGCGGGTCTTGCAGTGGATCATTGCTCGAGTGCACGGCGAGGTCGACGCGCAAGAAACCCCAATTGGTTACGTGCCGAGGGTCAAAGATATCGACCTAGACGGCATAGATGTCAGCCGCGACACACTGCGTAACCTCCTCGCGGTGGATCGCTTGGGCTGGTTGGAAAATGCCGGTGCCCAGGCGGAATTTTTGAAGCAGTTCGGGGACCGCTTGCCTCGCGAAATCTGGGAGGAGAACGAGAAGCTGATCCGGCGCCTGCAGAATCCTGCAGTTGCTCGGGCGTGA
- a CDS encoding fumarylacetoacetate hydrolase family protein: protein MTVRFVNRAGRACLWLEDGFVDLERGSQGRFPSDPMAALARWSEVIEWAAGLNAGAVEGPLHEEQLGPPVPRPSKVFAIGLNYRDHAAEAGLPIPDVPLVFTKFPNCLVGPRHAVQLSSEYVDWEVELVVVIGRGGRGIKASEAFSHIAGYTVGQDISDRKAQFAGNPPQFSMGKSYDTFGPIGPAVVPLASFSDPSDLRLTCEVNGEMMQDSRTREMIFPVAELVEFLSRRCTLEPGDLIFTGTPAGVGSTRKPRRYLRAGDVIRSWVEGVGYLVNPCVLEAGEEGSAPANWT, encoded by the coding sequence ATGACGGTTCGATTCGTGAACAGAGCGGGGCGCGCTTGTTTGTGGCTCGAGGATGGATTTGTCGACCTCGAGCGTGGCTCGCAGGGACGCTTTCCGTCTGATCCAATGGCTGCTCTGGCCCGATGGTCCGAAGTGATCGAATGGGCCGCAGGGCTGAATGCGGGAGCCGTGGAGGGTCCTTTGCACGAAGAGCAACTTGGACCGCCGGTGCCGCGGCCATCGAAGGTGTTCGCAATCGGCCTGAACTACCGGGACCATGCCGCTGAGGCTGGACTGCCCATCCCCGACGTGCCCCTGGTGTTCACAAAGTTCCCCAACTGTCTGGTTGGTCCACGCCACGCCGTACAGCTCTCCTCGGAGTACGTGGACTGGGAAGTAGAGCTAGTTGTCGTCATTGGCCGGGGAGGACGCGGTATTAAGGCTTCCGAGGCGTTCTCGCACATCGCTGGCTACACAGTGGGCCAGGACATCTCGGATCGAAAGGCACAATTTGCTGGGAATCCGCCGCAGTTTTCTATGGGGAAATCTTACGACACGTTCGGTCCGATCGGCCCAGCCGTCGTGCCGCTGGCGTCCTTCTCTGATCCGAGTGATTTGCGGCTGACTTGTGAGGTGAACGGCGAAATGATGCAAGACAGCCGCACGCGCGAAATGATTTTCCCGGTGGCCGAGCTGGTCGAGTTTCTTTCCCGGCGTTGCACGCTCGAACCCGGGGACTTGATTTTTACCGGCACTCCAGCCGGTGTGGGGTCGACACGGAAACCTCGCCGCTACTTGCGTGCTGGCGATGTCATCCGCTCTTGGGTGGAAGGAGTCGGATATTTGGTCAATCCTTGTGTGCTGGAAGCGGGAGAGGAAGGTAGCGCGCCAGCTAATTGGACATAG
- a CDS encoding CoA ester lyase — protein sequence MRNPREFFRPLAIGAPEPLKEVPVKPSRVIHFFDPSNPKMAAKLPELARQTDILLGNLEDAIPIDKKEAAREGLIRVAREVDLGDTPLWTRVNSLESPWFLDDVFRIVTEVGDRIEVIMVPKVEGPWDIHYVDRLLAQLEARAKLQRPILIHAILETSLGMINVEEICAASPRMQGVSFGPADLAASRRMKTTRVGGGHPAYLVRADPDPKNPEAPRPVAQQDPWHYSIARMVDACTATGALPFYGPFGDISDPLGCEDQFRAAFLLGCVGAWSLHPSQIAIAKKVFSPPPEEVAFARKVMAAMPDGRGVQMIDGKMQDDATWKQCRVMVNLAKMLARKDPELAALYGFTPEELNEP from the coding sequence ATGAGGAATCCACGGGAGTTTTTTCGACCCTTAGCGATAGGTGCCCCGGAGCCACTCAAAGAGGTGCCCGTGAAACCGTCACGGGTCATTCACTTCTTTGACCCGAGTAACCCCAAAATGGCGGCCAAGCTCCCAGAACTTGCGCGGCAGACCGATATTCTGCTCGGCAACCTCGAAGACGCGATCCCGATCGATAAAAAAGAGGCTGCGCGTGAGGGGCTCATCCGCGTTGCGCGCGAGGTTGACCTCGGGGACACGCCATTGTGGACCAGGGTGAATAGCCTCGAGAGTCCCTGGTTCCTTGACGACGTCTTCCGCATCGTCACGGAAGTTGGCGACCGCATCGAAGTGATCATGGTACCGAAAGTGGAGGGCCCGTGGGACATTCATTACGTGGACCGGTTGTTGGCTCAGCTTGAAGCGCGCGCAAAGTTGCAGCGGCCCATTTTGATTCACGCAATCCTGGAGACGTCGCTTGGCATGATCAACGTTGAAGAGATCTGCGCCGCTAGCCCGCGGATGCAAGGTGTGAGTTTTGGTCCGGCCGATCTCGCTGCTTCGCGACGCATGAAAACCACGCGTGTCGGTGGCGGTCATCCCGCTTACCTCGTGCGGGCAGACCCCGATCCCAAAAATCCCGAAGCGCCCCGTCCCGTAGCTCAGCAGGACCCTTGGCACTACTCGATTGCGCGCATGGTGGACGCTTGCACGGCCACTGGTGCGCTGCCCTTTTACGGCCCCTTTGGCGATATCTCCGACCCGCTCGGCTGCGAAGATCAATTTCGCGCTGCCTTCTTGCTCGGCTGTGTGGGAGCATGGTCGCTGCACCCGAGCCAAATTGCGATTGCCAAAAAGGTGTTCAGCCCGCCCCCTGAGGAGGTTGCCTTTGCGCGGAAGGTGATGGCTGCGATGCCGGATGGACGCGGTGTTCAAATGATCGATGGCAAGATGCAAGATGACGCCACGTGGAAGCAATGCCGGGTCATGGTGAACCTGGCCAAAATGCTCGCTCGGAAGGACCCGGAACTCGCCGCGCTCTATGGCTTTACTCCAGAGGAGTTGAACGAGCCATGA
- a CDS encoding LLM class flavin-dependent oxidoreductase, with product MNLGNLGISLPVPPDVQTCVAWAERAEDLGYESVWIADTNGPDPFALAAAVCQATKRLRVGIAVTPVYTRTPGVLAQAAATLSQLAPGRFILGVGSSSHAIVEQWHGLKFDKPVSRVRETVQLVRALLQGEKSAFSGKTVQSHGLRLFMSPASPVPIYIGALRPPMLELAGEIADGVAVNLFPVEALPRMLQHVKLGAERGGRDAGRLEIVCRHQVMVTNDKQAARELFRSALTGYFATPVYNRFAAWYGFEEEARLIAEGFRKGDRSLTRQGMSDRFVDSLAIFGTIEECRQRIAEYVAAGVNTTAISVLSFDPEVVRATLEGLAPARV from the coding sequence ATGAACTTAGGAAACCTCGGCATCAGTTTGCCTGTTCCCCCTGACGTGCAGACCTGTGTGGCATGGGCAGAACGGGCGGAAGACTTGGGTTACGAAAGCGTGTGGATTGCCGACACCAACGGCCCTGATCCCTTCGCGCTGGCAGCCGCCGTTTGCCAGGCCACCAAGCGGCTGCGGGTGGGGATTGCGGTCACGCCTGTGTACACGCGCACCCCTGGAGTCCTGGCCCAAGCGGCGGCAACCTTGAGTCAGCTCGCACCAGGGCGATTCATTCTCGGCGTCGGGTCGTCGAGCCACGCCATTGTCGAGCAGTGGCACGGGCTCAAGTTCGACAAGCCGGTTTCTCGCGTGCGGGAGACGGTTCAACTCGTGCGTGCGTTGTTGCAGGGTGAGAAAAGCGCATTCTCAGGGAAGACGGTGCAGAGCCATGGGCTCCGGCTTTTTATGTCGCCAGCGTCTCCGGTGCCCATCTACATTGGCGCACTCCGCCCGCCGATGTTGGAGCTGGCAGGAGAAATCGCCGATGGAGTTGCGGTCAATTTGTTTCCCGTCGAGGCACTGCCACGGATGCTACAGCACGTGAAACTGGGCGCGGAGCGCGGCGGGCGTGATGCGGGGAGACTCGAGATTGTTTGCCGTCATCAAGTAATGGTAACGAACGACAAGCAAGCAGCTCGCGAACTCTTTCGCAGCGCCCTGACTGGCTACTTTGCAACACCCGTCTACAACCGCTTTGCCGCCTGGTACGGGTTCGAGGAAGAAGCGCGGCTGATTGCCGAGGGCTTCCGTAAGGGCGACCGCTCCCTGACCCGCCAGGGCATGAGCGATCGTTTTGTGGACTCGTTGGCGATTTTCGGCACCATCGAGGAGTGTCGGCAGCGCATCGCCGAATACGTCGCTGCCGGGGTGAACACCACGGCAATCAGCGTCCTAAGTTTCGATCCAGAGGTCGTGCGCGCAACGCTCGAGGGCCTTGCCCCAGCGCGGGTCTGA
- a CDS encoding Zn-dependent alcohol dehydrogenase: protein MRAAVLQAWNEPFRVQEVQLDQPHQGEVLVRVVASGVCHSDLSIQRGLLPMMPPIIIGHEGAGVVEEVGPGVTSVQKGDHVVLTWLYSCGYCRDCGRGRPHLCEKAAMATMSGAMYDGTTRFQLNGQPLRHWCGSFAEYTVVPEQAVIPIRKDVPLTSACLVGCGVMTGVGAAMNTARVEPGDTVAVVGCGGVGLNVIQGAQVCGAERIIAVDLVEKKLELAKQFGATDTVNPNQGDWTDQVRALTGGKGADFVFEVVGNPNLIQQAFAAVRRGGKLVVVGVPALGQQVTFPAMNFPLEEKGVIGSYYGSPRFRYDMPRILDLYMAKRIKLDELVSRQLKLDDINLAMSLIDQGEVARSVIVYS, encoded by the coding sequence ATGAGAGCTGCAGTACTGCAGGCGTGGAATGAGCCGTTCCGAGTACAAGAGGTCCAACTCGATCAGCCCCACCAGGGAGAGGTTTTGGTGCGGGTGGTCGCCAGCGGCGTTTGCCACAGCGATTTGAGCATTCAAAGGGGGCTGCTTCCCATGATGCCACCCATCATTATCGGCCACGAAGGGGCGGGGGTCGTTGAGGAAGTCGGTCCGGGAGTGACGTCGGTGCAGAAAGGCGACCACGTTGTTCTCACCTGGCTTTACTCCTGCGGTTACTGTCGCGACTGCGGGCGCGGGCGGCCACATTTGTGTGAGAAAGCCGCCATGGCAACCATGTCTGGTGCCATGTACGACGGAACCACCCGCTTCCAACTCAATGGCCAGCCCCTGCGGCATTGGTGCGGCTCGTTTGCGGAATACACCGTGGTGCCGGAGCAAGCAGTGATTCCCATCCGCAAGGATGTGCCCTTAACAAGCGCCTGCCTAGTTGGCTGTGGCGTGATGACCGGCGTCGGAGCGGCAATGAACACCGCGCGGGTCGAGCCCGGGGATACCGTGGCCGTCGTCGGGTGCGGCGGCGTCGGCCTCAACGTGATTCAAGGTGCCCAGGTTTGCGGGGCAGAGCGCATCATTGCCGTCGACCTCGTGGAGAAAAAACTGGAACTCGCCAAGCAGTTCGGGGCAACAGATACGGTGAACCCGAATCAGGGAGACTGGACGGATCAGGTGCGCGCCCTTACCGGAGGCAAGGGCGCTGACTTTGTCTTCGAAGTCGTTGGTAACCCGAATTTGATCCAACAGGCATTTGCCGCCGTACGGCGTGGAGGCAAACTGGTCGTTGTCGGCGTGCCTGCCTTGGGACAGCAGGTGACCTTCCCGGCCATGAACTTCCCGCTCGAGGAAAAAGGCGTCATCGGTTCGTACTATGGCTCGCCGCGCTTTCGGTACGACATGCCACGGATTCTCGACCTTTACATGGCGAAACGAATCAAGCTCGACGAACTCGTCAGTCGTCAGCTCAAGCTCGACGACATCAACTTGGCAATGAGCTTGATCGACCAAGGCGAAGTTGCGCGGAGCGTGATTGTGTACTCCTGA